One window of the Lonchura striata isolate bLonStr1 chromosome 9, bLonStr1.mat, whole genome shotgun sequence genome contains the following:
- the LOC144246774 gene encoding serine/threonine-protein kinase pim-1-like: MGDSGDLMTALVLLLAAVAVCSQDSQDAVPLVPAGNSPSLVVETSLQRFLHLQEAAPRQPSSAAKGFLAAGQRRQRQERYLLGPQLGSGGFGTVFSGIRLSDGSPVAIKRVDRESVLQWDELPDGTRVPLEVVLMEKVGSGCRNIIQLLDWFELPDSFILVLERPGASRDLLEFLEEQDQGFLCEEQARWLFCQVLEAVRHCTACGVLHRDIKPENLLVDPESGDLKLIDFGCGTFLQERAFTGFAGGWRRALEGSSLRPASAACLP, translated from the exons ATGGGTGACAGCGGCGACCTGATGACTGcgcttgtcctgctgctggccgccgtgGCTGTCTG cagccaggacagccaggacgcTGTGCCGCTTGTGCCAGCGGGCAACAGCCCGAGCCTGGTGGTGGAGACGAGCCTCCAGAGGTTCCTCCAcctgcaggaagctgccccaAGACAGCCCTCGAGTGCCGCCAAGGGCTTTCTAGCAGCAG GGCAAAGGAGGCAGCGGCAGGAGCGGTACCTGCTGGGCCcgcagctgggcagcggcggcttcgGCACCGTCTTCTCGGGCATCCGCCTCTCGGACGGGAGCCCG gtggccatcaaacgcGTGGACCGGGAGAGCGTCCTGCAGTGGGACGAGCTG cccgacggcacccgcgtgcccttggaggtggtgctaatggagaaggtgggctctggctgccGCAACATCATCCAGCTCCTGGACTGGTTTGAGCTGCCAGATAGCTTCATCCTGGTGCTGGAGCGTCCGGGGGCATCACGGGATCTCCTGGAGTTCCTGGAGGAGCAGGACCAGGGCTTCCTGTGCGAGGAGCAGGCgcgctggcttttctgccaggtgctggaggccgtgcggcactgCACCGCCTGCGGCGTCCTGCACCGGGACATCAAGCCGGAGAACCTCCTCGTGGACCCGGAGAGCGGCGACCTGAAGCTCATCGACTTTGGCTGCggcaccttcctccaggagcggGCCTTCACGGGCTTTGCCG GAGGCTGGCGCCgggctctggaaggcagcagcctgcgcccggccagcgccgcctGTCTCCCCTAG
- the LOC144246775 gene encoding serine/threonine-protein kinase pim-1-like, giving the protein MGDSGDLMTALVLLLAAVAVCSQDSQDAVPLVPAGNSPSLVVETSLQRFLHLQEAAPRQPSSAAKGFLAAGQRRQRQERYLLGPQLGSGGFGTVFSGIRLSDGSPPDGTRVPLEVVLMEKVGSGCRNIIQLLDWFELPDSFILVLERPGASRDLLEFLEEQDQGFLCEEQARWLFCQVLEAVRHCTACGVLHRDIKPENLLVDPDSGDLKLIDFGCGTFLQERAFTGFA; this is encoded by the exons ATGGGTGACAGCGGCGACCTGATGACTGcgcttgtcctgctgctggccgccgtgGCTGTCTG cagccaggacagccaggacgcTGTGCCGCTTGTGCCAGCGGGCAACAGCCCGAGCCTGGTGGTGGAGACGAGCCTCCAGAGGTTCCTCCAcctgcaggaagctgccccaAGACAGCCCTCGAGTGCCGCCAAGGGCTTTCTAGCAGCAG GGCAAAGGAGGCAGCGGCAGGAGCGGTACCTGCTGGGCCcgcagctgggcagcggcggcttcgGCACCGTCTTCTCGGGCATCCGCCTCTCGGACGGGAGCCCG cccgacggcacccgcgtgcccttggaggtggtgctaatggagaaggtgggctctggctgccGCAACATCATCCAGCTCCTGGACTGGTTTGAGCTGCCAGATAGCTTCATCCTGGTGCTGGAGCGTCCGGGGGCATCACGGGATCTCCTGGAGTTCCTGGAGGAGCAGGACCAGGGCTTCCTGTGCGAGGAGCAGGCgcgctggcttttctgccaggtgctggaggccgtgcggcactgCACCGCCTGCGGCGTCCTGCACCGGGACATCAAGCCGGAGAACCTCCTCGTGGACCCGGACAGCGGCGACCTGAAGCTCATCGACTTTGGCTGCggcaccttcctccaggagcggGCCTTCACGGGCTTTGCC